A genomic stretch from Odocoileus virginianus isolate 20LAN1187 ecotype Illinois chromosome 25, Ovbor_1.2, whole genome shotgun sequence includes:
- the LOC110133969 gene encoding interferon alpha/beta receptor 2 isoform X2 — protein MGFSRQEYWSGLPLPPRGDLPNPGIEPGSPTLADFSDEPCTLKMRFRNFQSILSWELKNHSVVPTHYTLWYTVMSKPEDMKVVKDCINITRSFCDLTHVWVNTTDMYVSRVVGFREKAELVNCMGSFFLESDRPLDPPEFEIVSFTNHISVNVKFQSIDPRILSEEELQFYLAFIEEHAGNSVKRYQPQITGNITENFNYVIDKLIPNTNYCVSVYFEPKDPRKINRSPLKCTLFQPRRESESSESATMGGIITLFLITAVFISTVMILKRIGYICLRNDFPKVLNFRRLSVWVFPELPPLEKVATVEVIHINRKKKVWNYNYDDESDAENEAAPCVNSGGYTKHGLTGRLCPASTTSASLEDCSDPNAEEPYLPEPKGDAETPMAPGPGPWQSEGTSGGYQTRGTLRQDPTSEEDSDSTERSEGRIVFNVNLNSVCVRALEDDKDSEVTLMSPSRPEETVVLEDLNETESSLSVASEERTQLPFTDPSMECLRPQDAPSDQSDTSESDVDMGDGYIVRQVNLKKFN, from the exons atgggattctccaggcaagaatactggagtgggttgccacttcctccccgaggggatcttcccaatccagggattgaaccagggtctcctacattggcag ATTTTTCAGATGAACCTTGCACTTTAAAGATGAGATTCCGAAATTTCCAGTCAATCTTATCATGGGAATTAAAAAACCATTCAGTTGTACCAACTCACTATACATTATGGTACACAGTCATGAG TAAACCAGAAGACATGAAGGTCGTCAAGGACTGCATAAACATCACAAGATCGTTCTGTGACCTGACACACGTGTGGGTGAACACGACGGACATGTATGTCTCCCGAGTGGTTGGATTCAGAGAGAAGGCGGAGCTGGTCAACTGCATGGGCTCTTTCTTCCTCGAGTCAGACA GGCCTTTGGACCCACCAGAGTTTGAGATTGTTAGTTTTACAAACCACATCAGTGTGAATGTGAAATTTCAATCCATCGATCCCAGGATactaagtgaagaagaattaCAGTTTTACTTAGCATTTATCGAAGAGCATGCAGGGAACAGTGTTAAGAGG TATCAACCCCAAATAACTGGAAACATCACTGAAAATTTCAATTATGTCATCGACAAGTTAATTCCAAACACAAACTACTGTGTATCTGTTTATTTTGAGCCTAAAGATCCAAGAAAAATTAACAGATCTCCCTTAAAATGTACTCTCTTTCAACCCAGACGAGAATCAG AGTCATCAGAATCTGCTACAATGGGAGGAATAATTACTCTGTTTTTAATAACTGCTGTCTTCATAAGCACTGTAATGATACTGAAACGGATTGGTTATATATGCTTAAGAAATGATTTCCCCAAAGTTttg aattttcGTAGACTGTCAGTCTGGGTGTTTCCCGAGCTGCCTCCGTTGGAAAAAGTGGCTACCGTGGAGGTCATTCACatcaacagaaaaaagaaagtgtggaATTATAATTATGACGATGAaagtgatgctgaaaatgaagcaGCTCCCTGCGTAAATTCTGGCGGTTACACCAAGCATGGACTAACGGGCAGGCTGTGTCCAGCTTCCACCACTTCAGCCAGCTTGGAGGACTGCAGCGACCCCAACGCCGAGGAGCCGTACTTGCCTGAGCCCAAGGGGGATGCTGAGACCCCCATGGCACCAGGGCCCGGCCCCTGGCAGTCGGAAGGCACAAGTGGGGGCTACCAGACGAGAGGGACTCTGCGGCAGGACCCCACTTCCGAGGAGGACAGTGACTCCACGGAGAGATCTGAAGGCAGAATTGTTTTCAACGTGAAtctgaactctgtgtgtgtgagagcccTCGAGGACGACAAGGACTCAGAAGTCACTCTAATGTCCCCGTCTCGTCCAGAAGAGACAGTCGTGCTGGAGGACCTCAACGAGACAGAATCTAGCCTTTCGGTGGCCAGTGAAGAAAGGACACAGCTGCCCTTCACCGACCCCTCTATGGAGTGCCTGAGGCCCCAAGATGCTCCTTCTGATCAAAGTGACACTTCCGAGTCAGATGTTGACATGGGGGATGGATATATAGTAAGACAAgtgaatctaaaaaaatttaattaa
- the LOC110133969 gene encoding interferon alpha/beta receptor 2 isoform X1, with product MGIKKPFSCTNSLYIMVHSHEGGTRGIRNPPGPDEARPRSEVWPGHYQLWPRAQSSVLCADPPARGGCRQSWPNGQCALRLSFRTSNNRPPKPYSDPVTPRVSSGWLSASLLFLLLSGPLKDLCKPEDMKVVKDCINITRSFCDLTHVWVNTTDMYVSRVVGFREKAELVNCMGSFFLESDRPLDPPEFEIVSFTNHISVNVKFQSIDPRILSEEELQFYLAFIEEHAGNSVKRYQPQITGNITENFNYVIDKLIPNTNYCVSVYFEPKDPRKINRSPLKCTLFQPRRESESSESATMGGIITLFLITAVFISTVMILKRIGYICLRNDFPKVLNFRRLSVWVFPELPPLEKVATVEVIHINRKKKVWNYNYDDESDAENEAAPCVNSGGYTKHGLTGRLCPASTTSASLEDCSDPNAEEPYLPEPKGDAETPMAPGPGPWQSEGTSGGYQTRGTLRQDPTSEEDSDSTERSEGRIVFNVNLNSVCVRALEDDKDSEVTLMSPSRPEETVVLEDLNETESSLSVASEERTQLPFTDPSMECLRPQDAPSDQSDTSESDVDMGDGYIVRQVNLKKFN from the exons ATGGGAATTAAAAAACCATTCAGTTGTACCAACTCACTATACATTATGGTACACAGTCATGAG GGAGGCACACGGGGCATCAGAAACCCACCTGGTCCCGACGAGGCCAGGCCCAGGTCCGAAGTCTGGCCTGGTCACTACCAGCTGTGGCCCCGGGCACAGAGCTCAGTTCTCTGTGCTGATCCTCCTGCTCGGGGTGGCTGCAGGCAGTCGTGGCCTAACGGACAGTGTGCTCTTCGGCTCTCTTTTCGCACATCCAACAACCGCCCTCCTAAGCCTTACTCTGATCCAGTTACCCCTCGGGTGTCCTCTGGTTGGTTGTCCGCTTCACTGCTCTTCCTGCTGCTGTCTGGCCCACTGAAGGACCTCTG TAAACCAGAAGACATGAAGGTCGTCAAGGACTGCATAAACATCACAAGATCGTTCTGTGACCTGACACACGTGTGGGTGAACACGACGGACATGTATGTCTCCCGAGTGGTTGGATTCAGAGAGAAGGCGGAGCTGGTCAACTGCATGGGCTCTTTCTTCCTCGAGTCAGACA GGCCTTTGGACCCACCAGAGTTTGAGATTGTTAGTTTTACAAACCACATCAGTGTGAATGTGAAATTTCAATCCATCGATCCCAGGATactaagtgaagaagaattaCAGTTTTACTTAGCATTTATCGAAGAGCATGCAGGGAACAGTGTTAAGAGG TATCAACCCCAAATAACTGGAAACATCACTGAAAATTTCAATTATGTCATCGACAAGTTAATTCCAAACACAAACTACTGTGTATCTGTTTATTTTGAGCCTAAAGATCCAAGAAAAATTAACAGATCTCCCTTAAAATGTACTCTCTTTCAACCCAGACGAGAATCAG AGTCATCAGAATCTGCTACAATGGGAGGAATAATTACTCTGTTTTTAATAACTGCTGTCTTCATAAGCACTGTAATGATACTGAAACGGATTGGTTATATATGCTTAAGAAATGATTTCCCCAAAGTTttg aattttcGTAGACTGTCAGTCTGGGTGTTTCCCGAGCTGCCTCCGTTGGAAAAAGTGGCTACCGTGGAGGTCATTCACatcaacagaaaaaagaaagtgtggaATTATAATTATGACGATGAaagtgatgctgaaaatgaagcaGCTCCCTGCGTAAATTCTGGCGGTTACACCAAGCATGGACTAACGGGCAGGCTGTGTCCAGCTTCCACCACTTCAGCCAGCTTGGAGGACTGCAGCGACCCCAACGCCGAGGAGCCGTACTTGCCTGAGCCCAAGGGGGATGCTGAGACCCCCATGGCACCAGGGCCCGGCCCCTGGCAGTCGGAAGGCACAAGTGGGGGCTACCAGACGAGAGGGACTCTGCGGCAGGACCCCACTTCCGAGGAGGACAGTGACTCCACGGAGAGATCTGAAGGCAGAATTGTTTTCAACGTGAAtctgaactctgtgtgtgtgagagcccTCGAGGACGACAAGGACTCAGAAGTCACTCTAATGTCCCCGTCTCGTCCAGAAGAGACAGTCGTGCTGGAGGACCTCAACGAGACAGAATCTAGCCTTTCGGTGGCCAGTGAAGAAAGGACACAGCTGCCCTTCACCGACCCCTCTATGGAGTGCCTGAGGCCCCAAGATGCTCCTTCTGATCAAAGTGACACTTCCGAGTCAGATGTTGACATGGGGGATGGATATATAGTAAGACAAgtgaatctaaaaaaatttaattaa
- the LOC110133969 gene encoding interferon alpha/beta receptor 2 isoform X3 gives MLLSQNVSVTGPLNLYPMVHISLVFGISYVVSDFSDEPCTLKMRFRNFQSILSWELKNHSVVPTHYTLWYTVMSKPEDMKVVKDCINITRSFCDLTHVWVNTTDMYVSRVVGFREKAELVNCMGSFFLESDRPLDPPEFEIVSFTNHISVNVKFQSIDPRILSEEELQFYLAFIEEHAGNSVKRYQPQITGNITENFNYVIDKLIPNTNYCVSVYFEPKDPRKINRSPLKCTLFQPRRESESSESATMGGIITLFLITAVFISTVMILKRIGYICLRNDFPKVLNFRRLSVWVFPELPPLEKVATVEVIHINRKKKVWNYNYDDESDAENEAAPCVNSGGYTKHGLTGRLCPASTTSASLEDCSDPNAEEPYLPEPKGDAETPMAPGPGPWQSEGTSGGYQTRGTLRQDPTSEEDSDSTERSEGRIVFNVNLNSVCVRALEDDKDSEVTLMSPSRPEETVVLEDLNETESSLSVASEERTQLPFTDPSMECLRPQDAPSDQSDTSESDVDMGDGYIVRQVNLKKFN, from the exons atgctctTGAGCCAGAATGTGTCGGTGACTGGACCACTGAATTTGTATCCCATGG TGCACATCAGCCTCGTGTTTGGCATTTCGTATGTTGTGTCTG ATTTTTCAGATGAACCTTGCACTTTAAAGATGAGATTCCGAAATTTCCAGTCAATCTTATCATGGGAATTAAAAAACCATTCAGTTGTACCAACTCACTATACATTATGGTACACAGTCATGAG TAAACCAGAAGACATGAAGGTCGTCAAGGACTGCATAAACATCACAAGATCGTTCTGTGACCTGACACACGTGTGGGTGAACACGACGGACATGTATGTCTCCCGAGTGGTTGGATTCAGAGAGAAGGCGGAGCTGGTCAACTGCATGGGCTCTTTCTTCCTCGAGTCAGACA GGCCTTTGGACCCACCAGAGTTTGAGATTGTTAGTTTTACAAACCACATCAGTGTGAATGTGAAATTTCAATCCATCGATCCCAGGATactaagtgaagaagaattaCAGTTTTACTTAGCATTTATCGAAGAGCATGCAGGGAACAGTGTTAAGAGG TATCAACCCCAAATAACTGGAAACATCACTGAAAATTTCAATTATGTCATCGACAAGTTAATTCCAAACACAAACTACTGTGTATCTGTTTATTTTGAGCCTAAAGATCCAAGAAAAATTAACAGATCTCCCTTAAAATGTACTCTCTTTCAACCCAGACGAGAATCAG AGTCATCAGAATCTGCTACAATGGGAGGAATAATTACTCTGTTTTTAATAACTGCTGTCTTCATAAGCACTGTAATGATACTGAAACGGATTGGTTATATATGCTTAAGAAATGATTTCCCCAAAGTTttg aattttcGTAGACTGTCAGTCTGGGTGTTTCCCGAGCTGCCTCCGTTGGAAAAAGTGGCTACCGTGGAGGTCATTCACatcaacagaaaaaagaaagtgtggaATTATAATTATGACGATGAaagtgatgctgaaaatgaagcaGCTCCCTGCGTAAATTCTGGCGGTTACACCAAGCATGGACTAACGGGCAGGCTGTGTCCAGCTTCCACCACTTCAGCCAGCTTGGAGGACTGCAGCGACCCCAACGCCGAGGAGCCGTACTTGCCTGAGCCCAAGGGGGATGCTGAGACCCCCATGGCACCAGGGCCCGGCCCCTGGCAGTCGGAAGGCACAAGTGGGGGCTACCAGACGAGAGGGACTCTGCGGCAGGACCCCACTTCCGAGGAGGACAGTGACTCCACGGAGAGATCTGAAGGCAGAATTGTTTTCAACGTGAAtctgaactctgtgtgtgtgagagcccTCGAGGACGACAAGGACTCAGAAGTCACTCTAATGTCCCCGTCTCGTCCAGAAGAGACAGTCGTGCTGGAGGACCTCAACGAGACAGAATCTAGCCTTTCGGTGGCCAGTGAAGAAAGGACACAGCTGCCCTTCACCGACCCCTCTATGGAGTGCCTGAGGCCCCAAGATGCTCCTTCTGATCAAAGTGACACTTCCGAGTCAGATGTTGACATGGGGGATGGATATATAGTAAGACAAgtgaatctaaaaaaatttaattaa